In Deltaproteobacteria bacterium, the DNA window CGCCACCTGGCGTTCAGTTCCAGGATTCCCGGGTCATCCGTGAGGAGGACGTCCACCTCGCCCTCCGTTTTCCCGATGGCACGGAGAAGGATCTGTCTTGCGCGCTCTATGCGCACGGTATTGACGGAAAAGGGAAGACGGGAATCAGTGCGTATCATCGACCCGTTCTTTTTCCCTTTCTTCGTATGCCTGGATGATGCGGCTCACGAGCTTGTGCCGGACCACGTCCTTTTTGGTAAACGTGACAAAGGCGATTCCGGGAATGTCCCGAAGGATATGAGCGGCCTCGACGAGTCCGGATGCCCGTTTGTCCGGGAGGTCGATCTGGGTGACGTCACCTGTAATGACCGCCTTGGATCGATATCCGAGCCGGGTCAGGAACATCTTCATCTGTTCCGAGGTGGTGTTTTGGGCCTCATCGAGGATGATGAATGCGTCGTTCAGGGTTCGCCCCCGCATGAAAGCGAGGGGCGCCACCTCGATGACGCGTCTTTCGATGAGGTTGGCCACCCGGTCGAAGGCAAGCATGTCGTACAGGGCGTCATAGAGCGGACGAAGGTACGGGTTGACCTTTTCGGCCAGGTCTCCGGGAAGGAATCCGAGACGTTCACCGGCCTCTACCGCAGGCCGCGTGAGGATGATGCGCTTGATCTCGTCCCGCAGGAGATAGGAGACCGCCATGGCCATGGCGAGATAGGTCTTTCCTGTCCCCGCAGGCCCGATGGCGAAGACCACGTCGTGGTTTCGAATCGCGTCCGTGTATTCCTTCTGGGCGATGCCTTTGGGGGTGACGATCCTCTTGCCGGAGTGGATGAAGAGCTTGTCAAGGAGGATCCCCTTGAGATCGGCCTCAGGGTTCTCCTGGAGGATCCTGAGCGCGTGGTCCACGTCTCTTGGCGACGGGTGGAAACCGGATTCGATAAGCCCGTAAAGTTCTTCACAGGCGCGGACCCCGAGTTCGATGTCCGGGGTCTCTCCGGTAATGGTGACCTGATTTCCCCGCGCGTGTATGGATACGCCGAGAAATTCCTCGATCCTTTTCAGGTTCGCCCCGTGCTCGCCGAAAAACTCCGGTACGAGGCCTGCGTCTTCGAAGGTCAACTGTCTGGTGCGGAGGGGAAGGGGTTTTGTCATGCCTTTTTAGGGCCTTGGTCAGAACATACGTTTTTTCACGAAGATATACGCCACGAGCCCGGATAGAAGAAAGGCGAAGAGCATGGTGAAGGGAAAGGCATAGGGGGATGACTGAAAGGGCAGGGGTACGTTCATCCCGTAGATGCTTGTGATCAGATTGGGAAACATGAGGACGATGGTCACGGCGGTGAGGAACTTCATGACGATATTGAGGTTGTTGGATATGACCGATGCATAGGCGTCCATCATGCCACTCAGGATGTCGCTGTAGATCTTTGCCATCTCGATGGCCTGCTGGTTTTCTATCTGGGCGTCCTCGAGGATGTCTTCGTTTTCTTCGTTTATGGGCATGTAGCGGCCGCTTTGGAGCCGCGCCATCACGATGTCGTTCGCCTTGAGGCTCGTGTTGAAATAGACGAGGCTTTTTTCCAGGTTCAGGAGCTTGATGAGCTCCTTATTGCGGAGGGACCGATGGAGTTCGGTCTCGTATTCGTTCGTCAGTCGGTCTATGAGCCGAAGATGCCGGAGATAGTGGTTCGCGGTCCGCAGAAAGATATGGAGGACGAAGCGGTTGCGGTCCTCGAGAATGCGGTGCGCGTCCTTTGTGTTCGAAATGGTCCCGAAGAAGGGGGGTTCCTTCAGACAGACCGTGACGACCCGGTCATGGGTGAGGATGATCCCGAGGGGGATGGTTTCGTAGCGGACATAGTCACCCTCGTGGCGGGGATCGGGTATCTTGATCGTGATGAGGATCTGTCCCTCATCCTTTTCCACACGGGAGGTCTCCTCCTCGTCGAGGGGATATCTGAGAAATTCGGGGAGGATTCCGAGCTGCTGGATGACGAGTTCCTGTTCCTCAGGGGTGGGGGCG includes these proteins:
- a CDS encoding PhoH family protein, with amino-acid sequence MTKPLPLRTRQLTFEDAGLVPEFFGEHGANLKRIEEFLGVSIHARGNQVTITGETPDIELGVRACEELYGLIESGFHPSPRDVDHALRILQENPEADLKGILLDKLFIHSGKRIVTPKGIAQKEYTDAIRNHDVVFAIGPAGTGKTYLAMAMAVSYLLRDEIKRIILTRPAVEAGERLGFLPGDLAEKVNPYLRPLYDALYDMLAFDRVANLIERRVIEVAPLAFMRGRTLNDAFIILDEAQNTTSEQMKMFLTRLGYRSKAVITGDVTQIDLPDKRASGLVEAAHILRDIPGIAFVTFTKKDVVRHKLVSRIIQAYEEREKERVDDTH
- a CDS encoding magnesium transporter CorA family protein; translated protein: MLTSFRSTGEKIESCPNIVDGTWISLVAPTPEEQELVIQQLGILPEFLRYPLDEEETSRVEKDEGQILITIKIPDPRHEGDYVRYETIPLGIILTHDRVVTVCLKEPPFFGTISNTKDAHRILEDRNRFVLHIFLRTANHYLRHLRLIDRLTNEYETELHRSLRNKELIKLLNLEKSLVYFNTSLKANDIVMARLQSGRYMPINEENEDILEDAQIENQQAIEMAKIYSDILSGMMDAYASVISNNLNIVMKFLTAVTIVLMFPNLITSIYGMNVPLPFQSSPYAFPFTMLFAFLLSGLVAYIFVKKRMF